CCACATCCCAACCTCCCGTCTCCAGTCAGATTCGCTCAGAGGTTGTTTTCCCTGGTCGAGCCAGGCCCGGACAACAAACCACACCCTAACCTCCTCTAGCTTAGCCCCATccttcatccccatccccatttgCCTTCCCCATTGccttcccctctctccctcatcacTCTCGTCTCTCGTGTCTTCAGCAGTTGTTGGAAATCAATATCAATGGAGAGTAGTGAGTGATGGAGGATAGAGAAGTAGAAAGACATTTAGCTGAAGGATGGCGTAGTAAACAACAGAGTTCTCGTAACGGGTTACCTGGAAAGAAAACGAGAAGCTAACACCGTTGGCCCCTGCTCGCTTGTGTGCTCGGCGGAGGACACTTGCTGCTACCCTGGTTTGCTGCCCTTGCTCCTTGCACACTTGCTGGGGCCCTTTCGCGAAGGTCcctgccagcaccacccggcaccaccacccagcatTTGGTTTTTGGTGCTCTCCTCCAGGCCTTGCTCGCCTTTTCGCCCTTTTTTTCTGCCAATCTAAGACCTTTCCGGTACTGTCTTTGGGCCATACCCCTCTTGAGTGGTCGGCTGGCGAGCGAGCGGACCAGGGCAACACCGGTACGTACAGCTCAGAGAGAGCGGAACGGGACACCGGGCCAGGCTggacgagagagagaagagagagctCAGTTGTTTTctctgggggggggggggagacaCCCCGGCAAGCCCACAGAGAGCTGATCGtcctctcaccaccaccacctaaATCAGGCCGCgtcccttcctcctccttctcttccctcctcctcaccaccgctccaccgacctcccccaatttttctttctctcttttggCTTTTGAAAGAGGCAGGAACGTCTGAGAGGCGAGGAACAGGTACGATCCGATCCGCACACGCACAGTTTTTCTCTTATCCACGCCCAcgcccatgcccatgcccacTTCCCCGTCCCCCGCCCCAATTTGTCTcgctttttttttaatttttattttcatttttttttttttttactgcttgcttgctggccGTCCTGAAAAATTCTCCATCTCTTTTCTTTGCTCTGCCTCTTGCTTTGCTCTCTCATTTGCGTCTTGCTGCCTTGGTCATCccaacttttttttgggttgtgCGCCTGCCGATTTTGGAGCTAACCGAACCTGCATGAGCAGTTGCGCTGAGTCCCGACACCCCGAGTTGCTTGCCGGTTTAACTGGAGGGTCGAGCTACGAACAGAGCGCAAAAACGTTGTCGAGAGGGCCAAAAAGAACGCAATCAGGGACACCCAAAGCTtatcccaaccccaaccgcgTGTCTTTATCGTTGAGTTCAAACGTTGGTCGAGATCACCTGCAATTCTCATCTACCGCTGTTACTTCTGCATCCCACCTGCTGGTACCACCGCCTGCATAAAGTATCTTCGACCGCCCCTCGCCACCAAAGCATTGGACAGCTAGCCAGGCCCGACATCACAGAGATCCGCTTTCTCCCTCCATCTGAATCTCGACTTCCTCGACGACTCCCTCGCGTCCGCTCACGAACACGTCCTTCGTCTTGTTCAGTGATCTGGTCTTGTTGTCAaatccaaccaacaactACCGCGTCCAGCATTTTGCTATGCTGGTTTGATCGTGATCGCGGATTCCCATATCGCAACCACGCAcccgagaagaaaaaaaaggttcGACCTATACCAACGTTCCTGGCGCCTACCGAGACTAGTACTCGACGCGCAGTCTCTTTTGGAGGAGCCCGAGAAAGTCAATTGGAACTAACCATTGTCTCAGCTACCCAATTGGGCCACTCTAGAGAGCTTGTCGTGCCATCAAGCCTGACTGTCTCGTCttgtccccctcctcggcccgACAGTAGTCTCCATCGTGGAGACTGGCGGTTACGTGACCGCAAACTCAGATTCACCCAGCTTCGAGAAATACCGAAAAGCTGGATCTCCCGTCGATCTCGCAAGGGCATACCCGGGGTCCGTCCACCGAAGTGCCGTACTATCATCAGCAGCGACCGTTGTATGTGAACGAGAGACTGCCATCTTTACCTTTGCCGCAGCCTCCCCAGGCATATTCCTCGAGCGGTTCGTCACCCCGGGTAAGCTCGATATCATCTGCTGCAAGCTCCCACCTTGGTTCGCAGTCGTCCTTCACCTCAGCTGCGTCCTCCAACGGCCCCAAGACCCCAGGCACGCTTTCCCCAACGCTTCCAGGTAACTCTGTACCAGGCCCGCAGAGTCAAGGACATCCGGGATACGAGCAATACCCAGCGATGCAAAGTGGAACGGAGATGTATTACCAACCGGCACCTCACATGTCTACCGGCCAACAGCCGCCCCCGCAGACTGTCACTTCTCACTacggccaacaacaaccacctctgTTACACCCAGGTCCTCCTCAATACCCCCCAGCTCCCTATGGAAGTCAGTACGGTTACGGAAATGGCCTTGCCTCTCCGCAGACAGGACCGCCCTCGGTGTCAAACCCgatgggtggtggtcagccagtcctccctctccccggCGTGAACCAGCCAGGCATGCCCAACAACGCATACACGGCCGGCTTCGACACGACTGGCCAAGTCGCGCCACCGGGCATGAAACCCCGCGTGACAGCAACGCTTTGGGAAGATGAGGGCAGCCTGTGCTTCCAGGTCGAGGCTCGCGGCATCTGCGTCGCCCGCAGAGAAGGTTTGTTAATCCATTGTCCAAGCCATGGCACCGCCTCTGTTTGCTAACTCTGTCGCCCAGACAACCACATGATCAACGGTACCAAGTTGTTGAACGTGGCAGGAATGACACGTGGGAGACGCGATGGTATCTTGAAAAGCGAGAAGGTCAGACATGTGGTCAAGATTGGCCCCATGCATTTGAAGGGTGTCTGGTGAGTGTGGCTCGCTCTTCGTGGCGTGAGGTGACCTGCTAACATGGTTCTTTAGGATCCCATTTGACAGAGCTTTGGAGTTTgccaacaaggagaagattACCGAGCTTTTGTACCCCCTATTCGTGCACAACATCAGCTCCCTGCTTTATCACCCTGCGAACCAAAGTCGGGCCAACCAGGTTCTGACCGCGACGGCAGAGCGCCGGAAGCAGGATAGTCTGCGCGCAGGTCAACCACCAAATGGCCTGCCGTCTattcagcagcagccgcagcaccaccatcactcgATGTCCCTTCCCGgtcctcaagctcctctcCCATCGCATTCCAGCATGGGCCGCCCCTCGATTGATCGCGcgcaccccttccccacccctcccaccagcGCTTCCAGTGTGATGGGTCCTATGGGTGCCTCTGAGAACTTTCAATGGAGCCAGCAGAGCATGAACAACGGCCAGACGAGTCAGATCTCGATTGACACTAATTTGAGCAACAATGCCCGGTCGTTACCCAACACACCTGCGACCACGCCTCCCGGGTCTACCCTTCAAAGCATGCAGAATTACCCCCCG
The sequence above is a segment of the Podospora pseudocomata strain CBS 415.72m chromosome 2 map unlocalized CBS415.72m_2, whole genome shotgun sequence genome. Coding sequences within it:
- the ASM1 gene encoding Cell pattern formation-associated protein asm-1 (COG:K; EggNog:ENOG503NX9A); this encodes MQSGTEMYYQPAPHMSTGQQPPPQTVTSHYGQQQPPLLHPGPPQYPPAPYGSQYGYGNGLASPQTGPPSVSNPMGGGQPVLPLPGVNQPGMPNNAYTAGFDTTGQVAPPGMKPRVTATLWEDEGSLCFQVEARGICVARREDNHMINGTKLLNVAGMTRGRRDGILKSEKVRHVVKIGPMHLKGVWIPFDRALEFANKEKITELLYPLFVHNISSLLYHPANQSRANQVLTATAERRKQDSLRAGQPPNGLPSIQQQPQHHHHSMSLPGPQAPLPSHSSMGRPSIDRAHPFPTPPTSASSVMGPMGASENFQWSQQSMNNGQTSQISIDTNLSNNARSLPNTPATTPPGSTLQSMQNYPPVSQPYDSSRQMYQAPPPQQSSYTSANSSTQERSIYGQSNYVKTEMAPPAGRATGQGNEQGDSKPQNGLMHGENQPASGQEEEADHEHDPEYTHDSGAYDANRNSYNYSNPQVASLPNDHAHLSPEISGSPHQASSGRATPRTAAAPQSYYAQQGYHTPPRAPGQPSSNLYSVMSSDRNAPNGTNGSDVYASQPDMNSMPNGYAPQPPVLNGSSSLKRGRDDDDDRPSSGGGGMSMDMKRRKMLDGSGSMPSPTFNPPMAQPASTIPSQRRR